DNA from Polaribacter sp. NJDZ03:
AAGACTATATAGTCCCACATTTCAAAACCTGCTTTCATAATTATTATTTTTGTTTTAGTTAATTATATATAAAAATCAAATATATGTATATACATTTCAGAAAATGTATCTGTAAGCCTAAAGAAATGTGTCTCTCAGTACATTTTTACCAAACTAGTAGGGTCTAGCAGGTTTTTTAATTAAAAAAACATATATTTGTAATTAATTATGGTAGAAATTAAAAAAAAAATAGGGATCCCAAAATACAAGCAAATCATTAATGCTATAGAAAATGCTATAGAAAATGGTTTATTAAAAAAAGGAGATCAAGTGCCTTCTATTAATACCATTAAAAATAACAATAAGCTTTCTAGAGATACCGTTTTAATGGCCTTTAATGAATTAAAGCATAGAGGCATCATAGAATCTATTGTAGGTAAAGGTTATTATGTTTTAAGTGAAGACATTAATGTGCATCAAAAAATATTTTTACTTTTTGATGAGTTAAATTCATTTAAAGAAGACCTGTATAATTCTTTTTTAGAAAATTTAAACGATACAATTCAGGTAGATATTTTCTTTCATCATTTTAATAAAACTATTTTTAAAAAACTAATAAAAGACAATGCCGGTGGTTATAATTATTATGTAATTATGCCTGCTAATTTAGAAAACACTGGCAAGAGCATTCAATTATTACCAGATGATAAAGTTTATATTTTAGATCAAGTGCCTGAAGATTTGATGGCCTACCCATCTATCTATCAAAATTTTGAAAAAGTTATCTATGAAAACCTAAATAAAGCTTCAGAGTTAATTTTAAAATACCACAAAATTAATCTTATCTTTTCTGAAGAAAAACAACCTAAAGGCTTACTTAAAGGGTTTATTCGATTCTGCAAACAAAACCTAATACCTTTCGAAATTTTAAGCAACGTAAAAGAAGAACCTCTTATAAAAGGAGAACTCTACGTTTTACTTGATGATAAAAGCTTGCTAAGAATTATAAAGAAAATGAAGAGTCAGAATATGACTTTAGTCAATGATATTGGCGTAATTTCTTATAATGACACACTATTAAAAGAAATTGTTGAAGGAGGCATTACAACCATTACTACAGATTTTAATGAAATGGGGAAAAGATTAGCTAAAATGATTTTGAACAAGGAACAGGGTAAAATAGAAAATCTGAATAAATTAATTATTCGAAACTCAATATAACAACACATTGTATACTATAAACCATAATACAGAAAGTACTATTTTAGAAGTAAAAAATGCTAAAAACACGGTTTTTGGTAAGATTTACCTAAATGAAGGAGCTAGCTTGCAAGAATTAACTTTAGGCGGAAATGCCATTATTCAAGATTTAACACCTTTAACATACGACTCTACGTTTGCATCATCTATTTTATTTCCGTTTGCAAATAGAATTAAAGATGGTAAGTATTCTTTTAATAATGAAGATTATCAATTAGAAAAAAATCAGCAAGAAGAACAAAATGCACTACATGGTTTTGTTTATAATAAAACATTTAAAGTAATTGCAAAAGAAGCATCTACAGATAGTGCAAAAATAATTTTAGAGTATAATGAAAACATTAGAAATGATGGTTTTCCGTACACATACTCCATTCTAGTCACTTATACTTTTACAAATAATGGGGTAGATTTATCTGTTACTGTAAGAAATACCGATGCTAAAACTTTTCCGTTTACTTTAGGTTGGCACCCGTATTTTATCAGTGATAATTTAGCGGAAAGTTCATTATATTTTGATTGTAATGAAAAAATAATTATTGGAGATCGTAATATTACTACTGGTTCTGAAGCTAAAAATTCTATGATAAATTTAGATATCGAGAAAAAAAAATTAGATGATTGTTGGCGTTTAAATTCTGATAAAGTTCAATTTAACACTCCTAAATACCAATTAAATTTTCAATCAACAGGTACTGATAATTTTTTACAAACATATACTCCTCCTAGATTAAACACCATTGCCATTGAGCCTACTACAGGTGTTTCTAATAGTTTTAATAATAAAATTGGATTACAAACATTAAACCCAAATGAAAAATATTCTATTATTTGGAAAATAAACATAATTAACAATTAACTAGGCAAATTATGAGCACAACACTAATTAAGGATGTTAAAGAGACATTTATCAAAGAATTTAAAACAGAACCTCTATTAATTTTTTCTCCTGGAAGAATAAATATTATTGGAGAACACACAGATTATAATGATGGTTTTGTGTTTCCTGCAGCTGTAAATAAAGGTATTGCTGCTGCTATTCAAAAAAGTGATGCTAATTATTCTACAGCCATCGCTTTAGATTTAGACAGTACCATAAAATTTGAATTAGATAAAATAAAACCCTCTAAAGAAGGATGCTGGGAAAACTA
Protein-coding regions in this window:
- a CDS encoding GntR family transcriptional regulator, coding for MVEIKKKIGIPKYKQIINAIENAIENGLLKKGDQVPSINTIKNNNKLSRDTVLMAFNELKHRGIIESIVGKGYYVLSEDINVHQKIFLLFDELNSFKEDLYNSFLENLNDTIQVDIFFHHFNKTIFKKLIKDNAGGYNYYVIMPANLENTGKSIQLLPDDKVYILDQVPEDLMAYPSIYQNFEKVIYENLNKASELILKYHKINLIFSEEKQPKGLLKGFIRFCKQNLIPFEILSNVKEEPLIKGELYVLLDDKSLLRIIKKMKSQNMTLVNDIGVISYNDTLLKEIVEGGITTITTDFNEMGKRLAKMILNKEQGKIENLNKLIIRNSI
- a CDS encoding aldose 1-epimerase gives rise to the protein MYTINHNTESTILEVKNAKNTVFGKIYLNEGASLQELTLGGNAIIQDLTPLTYDSTFASSILFPFANRIKDGKYSFNNEDYQLEKNQQEEQNALHGFVYNKTFKVIAKEASTDSAKIILEYNENIRNDGFPYTYSILVTYTFTNNGVDLSVTVRNTDAKTFPFTLGWHPYFISDNLAESSLYFDCNEKIIIGDRNITTGSEAKNSMINLDIEKKKLDDCWRLNSDKVQFNTPKYQLNFQSTGTDNFLQTYTPPRLNTIAIEPTTGVSNSFNNKIGLQTLNPNEKYSIIWKINIINN